A part of Pectinatus sottacetonis genomic DNA contains:
- a CDS encoding MarR family winged helix-turn-helix transcriptional regulator, translating into MKMSDNIMSTKELEEAYVPFQCMVVSNSNKFNVEGVSTAQYYIIDILDKQGSKTTKELAEMRGISQSGISKLTKRLLEKKYIAQERRVNDRRVYNIVLTKEGKFFLNRVEKFGNEIMNIINDALSVEEIHKFSVMCKKITALYAKKQ; encoded by the coding sequence ATGAAAATGAGTGATAATATTATGTCGACAAAAGAATTAGAAGAAGCTTATGTTCCTTTTCAATGTATGGTAGTATCAAATTCAAATAAATTTAATGTTGAGGGCGTTTCAACAGCGCAATATTATATAATTGATATTCTTGATAAACAAGGTTCGAAAACAACAAAAGAACTTGCTGAAATGAGGGGAATATCACAATCAGGCATTTCAAAATTAACAAAGCGTTTATTGGAAAAAAAATACATAGCGCAAGAAAGAAGAGTTAATGACCGACGTGTTTATAATATAGTGCTTACCAAAGAAGGTAAGTTTTTCTTAAATCGTGTTGAAAAATTTGGAAATGAAATAATGAATATAATAAATGATGCATTGAGTGTAGAAGAAATACATAAATTTTCAGTAATGTGTAAAAAAATTACAGCATTATATGCGAAAAAACAATAA
- a CDS encoding ATP-binding cassette domain-containing protein, producing the protein MNDYIEVFGAREKNLKNIDIKIPKNKITVFTGVSGSGKSSLVFDTLAAESQRQLNETYTSFIRQRMPRYGKPDVDKIKNLTVVFIITQKRLGGNARSTVGTITDIYSLLRLLFSRIGKPFVGYSDVFSFNNAAGMCSYCEGLGKTETIDIKTVLNFEKSLNEGAILFPTFEVGGWRLTRYTDSGFFDNNKKINDYTDKELELLLYGDNIKINNPPPEWHKTSLYEGIIPRIERSFLKKENGEKLKYIKAIEPFVIKQECKHCHGMRLKDKVLLCKINGKNIAECTNMNIDSLFNFIKNISDIKVNAIILEITKRLQYIISMGMGYLSLNRETSTLSGGESQRIKMINQLGSSLTGLTYIFDEPSIGLHPYDIGKINNLLKLLRDKGNTVVIVDHDPDVIEIADHVIDIGPGAGKCGGNITYQGNVLGLKKSNTITGKFLRNNSQLKSNIRMPKDWFYIKNARMNNLINVSVNIPKGVMTVVTGIAGAGKSTLVNGILTDLCKNVIIIDQKSIQTSKRSNIATFTGIFDIIRKLFARNNGIKASLLSFNSKGACQNCKGLGVTYTDLSFLDTVVTTCEKCRGKRYTDEVLTYRLREKNIADILEMTVDEALDFFHEKEIVSVLKSLSDVGIGYISLGQSLNTFSGGELQRLKLAKELENTGEVYIFDEPSTGLHMSDIKKLMTIMDVILAKNNTIIIIEHNLEIISQADWIIDLGPYAGDNGGKIVFSGLSKDIINCKLSLTGKYLRKYINENE; encoded by the coding sequence ATGAACGATTATATTGAAGTATTTGGTGCGAGAGAGAAAAATCTTAAAAATATTGATATTAAAATACCGAAAAATAAAATTACAGTTTTTACGGGAGTTTCTGGTTCAGGAAAATCATCATTAGTATTTGATACTTTAGCTGCAGAATCACAGAGACAACTAAATGAAACATATACAAGCTTTATTCGGCAACGTATGCCACGTTATGGAAAACCTGATGTTGATAAAATAAAAAACCTTACGGTAGTTTTTATAATTACACAGAAAAGGTTAGGTGGAAATGCTCGATCAACAGTTGGAACAATTACAGATATTTACTCATTGTTACGGTTATTATTTTCAAGAATTGGAAAACCATTTGTGGGTTATTCAGATGTATTTTCATTTAATAATGCTGCAGGAATGTGTTCTTATTGTGAGGGGTTGGGAAAAACAGAAACTATTGATATAAAAACGGTATTAAACTTTGAAAAATCTTTAAATGAAGGCGCAATTCTTTTTCCTACTTTTGAAGTAGGTGGATGGCGTTTAACCCGGTATACTGATTCAGGTTTTTTTGACAATAACAAAAAAATAAACGACTATACAGATAAGGAATTAGAATTACTACTTTATGGAGATAATATAAAAATAAATAATCCGCCACCTGAATGGCATAAAACTTCATTATATGAAGGAATAATACCGCGAATTGAACGGAGTTTTTTGAAAAAGGAAAATGGTGAAAAACTAAAATACATAAAAGCTATTGAGCCTTTTGTTATAAAACAAGAATGTAAGCATTGCCATGGGATGCGGTTAAAAGATAAAGTGTTGTTATGCAAAATAAATGGTAAGAATATCGCGGAATGTACGAATATGAATATTGATTCACTTTTTAATTTTATAAAAAATATTTCTGATATTAAAGTTAATGCGATTATATTAGAAATAACAAAAAGGCTGCAATATATTATATCAATGGGTATGGGATATTTAAGTTTGAATAGAGAAACATCTACACTTTCAGGCGGTGAATCTCAAAGAATAAAAATGATTAATCAACTTGGTAGTAGTTTAACAGGCTTAACATATATTTTTGATGAACCTAGTATAGGACTTCATCCGTATGATATAGGGAAAATTAACAATCTCTTGAAATTGTTACGTGATAAGGGAAATACAGTTGTAATTGTTGATCATGATCCAGATGTGATAGAAATAGCAGATCATGTTATTGATATTGGGCCTGGAGCAGGGAAGTGTGGAGGAAATATAACATATCAAGGTAATGTCCTTGGTTTGAAGAAATCCAATACGATTACAGGTAAATTTTTGAGAAATAACTCTCAATTGAAGTCTAATATACGTATGCCAAAAGATTGGTTCTATATTAAAAATGCAAGAATGAATAATCTAATAAATGTGTCTGTAAATATTCCTAAAGGTGTAATGACTGTAGTCACTGGCATTGCTGGAGCAGGAAAAAGCACTCTTGTTAATGGGATATTAACTGATCTATGTAAAAATGTGATTATTATAGATCAAAAAAGCATACAAACTTCCAAGCGGTCTAATATTGCAACATTTACGGGGATTTTTGATATTATTAGAAAATTGTTTGCTAGAAACAATGGTATTAAAGCATCCTTATTAAGCTTTAATTCAAAAGGTGCTTGCCAAAATTGTAAAGGGTTAGGAGTTACTTATACAGATTTATCATTTTTAGATACAGTTGTTACAACATGTGAAAAATGTAGAGGAAAACGGTATACTGATGAGGTGCTTACCTATCGATTGAGAGAAAAAAATATTGCTGATATACTAGAAATGACAGTAGATGAAGCTTTGGACTTTTTTCATGAAAAAGAAATTGTATCAGTATTAAAATCGCTTTCTGATGTTGGAATCGGATATATTTCATTAGGGCAGTCTTTAAATACTTTTTCAGGTGGTGAGTTACAGCGGCTTAAGCTAGCAAAAGAACTTGAAAACACCGGAGAAGTTTATATTTTTGATGAACCCTCAACGGGATTACATATGTCAGATATAAAAAAATTAATGACTATAATGGATGTAATTTTAGCGAAAAATAATACAATTATAATCATAGAACATAATTTGGAAATTATTTCTCAAGCTGATTGGATTATTGACCTAGGACCATATGCAGGGGATAATGGTGGGAAAATTGTGTTTTCAGGATTGTCCAAAGATATAATAAATTGTAAGTTGTCGTTGACTGGAAAATATTTAAGAAAATATATAAATGAAAATGAGTGA